One genomic window of Nicotiana sylvestris chromosome 10, ASM39365v2, whole genome shotgun sequence includes the following:
- the LOC104214417 gene encoding probable nucleoredoxin 1 produces MAGEDSHDLMKLLGSSDRDFLIRNNGDQVKLDALKEKKVGLYFSASWCGPCQHFTPNLVEAYNELLPKGDFEVVFLTADEDDKSFKEYFSKMPWLAVPFSDSETRKRLDELFAVKGIPHLVILDDSGKVVTDNGVEIILEHGVEGYPFTQERLNELKEQEETAKREQSLKSILESQSRNYVVAADGRKVPVAELEGKIVGLYFSISSFEECESFTRMLIDMYDKLKAQGENFEVVMIPLDGEDGDESFKKEFASMPWYSLPLKDRTCEKLARYFELSTLPTLVIIGTDGKTLHSNVAEAIEEHGILAYPFTPEKFSELEQIEKAKREAQTLESILVTGDHDFVIGKDGEKILVSDLVGKNILLYFSAHWCPPCRAFTPKLKEAYENIKAKSGPLEVIFISSDQDQASFDDYFATMPWLALPFGDERKASLSRLFKVQGIPTLVAIGPSGKTITTGARSMIMRHGAEAFPFTKERMKEIEAEIAEKKENNLDPEVDQKEQGKDEKKPNEGWVCDGEVCSKS; encoded by the exons ATGGCTGGGGAGGATTCTCATGATCTGATGAAGCTCCTTGGTTCTTCGGATCGTGACTTTCTCATTCGCAACAACGGTGACCAG GTTAAGCTTGATGctttaaaggaaaaaaaagttGGTTTGTATTTTTCAGCATCATGGTGTGGTCCATGCCAACATTTCACCCCGAATTTGGTAGAGGCGTACAATGAGCTCCTACCAAAAGGAGACTTTGAAGTTGTTTTCCTTACTGCTGACGAGGATGATAAATCATTTAAGGAGTACTTCTCTAAAATGCCGTGGCTCGCTGTCCCATTCTCTGATTCTGAAACACGTAAACGTCTGGATGAATTGTTTGCTGTTAAGGGAATACCCCACTTAGTGATCCTTGATGACAGTGGAAAGGTAGTGACAGATAACGGGGTTGAGATCATCCTTGAGCATGGGGTGGAAGGTTACCCTTTTACTCAAGAACGGCTAAATGAACTTAAAGAGCAAGAAGAAACAGCTAAAAGAGAACAATCTTTGAAATCTATCTTGGAGTCACAATCAAGAAACTATGTAGTTGCAGCTGATGGGAGGAAG GTACCTGTTGCTGAGCTTGAAGGCAAGATTGTAGGCCTGTATTTCTCAATATCCTCTTTCGAAGAATGTGAATCATTTACTCGGATGCTGATCGATATGTATGACAAGTTGAAGGCGCAGGGGGAAAACTTTGAGGTTGTGATGATTCCCCTTGATGGTGAAGATGGTGATGAATCTTTTAAGAAAGAGTTTGCAAGCATGCCTTGGTATTCACTTCCCTTAAAAGACAGGACATGTGAGAAGCTCGCCCGGTACTTTGAGCTCTCTACCCTTCCTACCTTGGTCATCATTGGAACAGATGGGAAGACTCTTCATTCTAATGTTGCTGAAGCCATCGAGGAGCATGGCATCCTGGCATATCCTTTTACCCCTGAGAAGTTTTCTGAACTTGAGCAGATAGAGAAAGCTAAGCGAGAAGCACAAACACTGGAGTCAATTTTGGTCACTGGCGATCATGATTTCGTCATTGGAAAAGACGGTGAAAAG ATTCTGGTGTCTGATCTTGTAGGGAAGAATATTCTCCTTTACTTCTCAGCACACTGGTGTCCGCCATGCCGTGCTTTTACACCAAAGCTTAAAGAAGCATATGAAAACATTAAAGCGAAAAGTGGACCGTTGGAAGTGATTTTCATATCTAGTGATCAAGATCAAGCCTCGTTTGATGACTATTTTGCTACAATGCCATGGCTGGCTCTTCCCTTTGGTGATGAAAGGAAGGCATCCTTGAGTCGCCTATTCAAAGTTCAAGGCATACCAACATTGGTTGCTATAGGGCCATCGGGCAAGACTATTACAACTGGAGCCAGAAGCATGATTATGCGTCATGGTGCTGAGGCTTTTCCATTCACCAAGGAGCGCATGAAGGAGATCGAGGCAGAAATTGcagagaaaaaagaaaacaacttGGATCCTGAGGTAGATCAAAAGGAGCAAGGCAAAGATGAAAAGAAACCAAATGAAGGATGGGTTTGTGATGGTgaagtttgttccaaaagttaa
- the LOC104214419 gene encoding probable nucleoredoxin 1, translating into MAMAIDQESFPHDLAVVLSSEERDFLICGNGEQVKISSIKGKIVGLYFSGLWCGLCRQFTPKLVEAYEDLYPKGDFEIVFISSDKDNESFNEYFGKMPWLAVPFADAEARKKLKQSFKVRAIPHLVILDGTGKVLSNEGVKFIKHFGPEAYPFTSERVNYLREEEEKAKENQSLRSILVHESRDFLISNEESKIVVSDLEGKTVGLYFAMASHKGCRNFTLKLADVYKKLKQKNFEIVLLSLDEKYEDFNEGFEAMPWLALSFKDKNCERLVRYFEHKLLPQLVVISPDGKTLQQNAVKLVEEYGDQAFPFTQEKLITLANLKKEKLEAQTLESILVTADRDFVISNGGLKVPVSKLVGNNIVLYFAAQWSLPSREFLPKLITTYQEIKKKDETFEVIFISSDQDESSFNNLFSRMPWLELPFDDDRKAFLWRRFNIVGIPVVIAISPSGCTVNTQVRQLLETHGAGAYPFTEEHIKNLQQRLDKTSTGWPKKGKDEIHNEHELALIHQQVYLCSGCKEMGYGWSFFCKRCDYGLHPKCAPKQEEMN; encoded by the exons ATGGCTATGGCAATTGATCAAGAAAGTTTCCCTCATGATCTCGCAGTTGTACTGTCATCAGAGGAAAGAGACTTTCTAATATGTGGAAATGGTGAACAG GTTAAGATTAGCAGCATAAAGGGAAAGATTGTGGGCTTGTATTTCTCCGGTTTGTGGTGTGGTTTATGTCGCCAGTTTACACCAAAGTTGGTTGAAGCTTATGAGGATCTTTATCCTAAAGGTGACTTTGAAATAGTGTTCATTTCATCCGATAAAGATAATGAATCATTTAATGAATACTTTGGGAAAATGCCATGGCTTGCTGTTCCATTTGCTGATGCTGAGGCGCGTAAGAAGTTAAAGCAGTCGTTCAAAGTAAGGGCAATTCCACATCTTGTGATTCTTGATGGGACGGGGAAAGTTTTGAGCAACGAGGGCGTCAAATTTATCAAACATTTTGGTCCTGAAGCCTATCCATTTACATCTGAAAGAGTAAATTACttgagagaagaagaagagaaggctAAAGAGAATCAGTCTTTGAGGTCTATTTTGGTACATGAATCCCGTGATTTTTTGATTTCAAACGAAGAAAGCAAG ATtgttgtgtctgatcttgaagggAAAACAGTTGGCCTATATTTTGCTATGGCTTCTCATAAAGGGTGCAGGAATTTCACCTTGAAGCTAGCAGATGTATATAAAAAACTCAAacaaaagaattttgaaattgtgCTTCTATCTCTGGATGAAAAATATGAGGATTTTAATGAAGGGTTTGAAGCAATGCCATGGTTGGCTTTATCTTTCAAGGACAAGAACTGTGAGAGACTCGTTAGGTACTTTGAACATAAACTTCTACCGCAGCTAGTTGTAATTAGTCCAGATGGGAAGACTCTGCAGCAAAATGCAGTTAAACTTGTTGAAGAATATGGTGATCAAGCCTTTCCTTTCACCCAAGAAAAGCTTATTACTTTGGCTAATCTAAAGAAGGAAAAACTAGAAGCACAAACATTAGAGTCTATTCTTGTTACTGCAGATCGAGATTTTGTCATTTCGAATGGTGGTTTAAAG GTTCCTGTGTCTAAACTAGTGGGGAACAACATTGTACTGTATTTTGCAGCTCAGTGGAGTCTTCCAAGTAGAGAATTTCTACCTAAACTCATCACTACATACCAAGAAATCAAGAAGAAAGATgaaacatttgaagtgattttcatcTCTAGTGATCAAGATGAATCTTCCTTTAATAACTTATTTTCAAGAATGCCATGGTTAGAACTCCCTTTCGACGATGACAGGAAGGCGTTTCTATGGCGCAGATTCAACATAGTAGGCATTCCGGTGGTCATAGCAATTAGTCCTAGTGGCTGCACTGTGAATACACAAGTAAGACAGCTGTTAGAGACACATGGTGCAGGAGCCTATCCCTTCACAGAAGAACACATAAAGAATTTGCAGCAACGCCTCGATAAAACTTCAACAGGTTGGCCCAAAAAAGGCAAAGATGAAATTCACAATGAGCATGAACTTGCATTAATACATCAGCAAGTTTATCTTTGCAGTGGGTGCAAGGAGATGGGGTATGGTTGGTCTTTCTTCTGCAAACGTTGTGATTATGGGCTACATCCAAAATGTGCTCCAAAACAAGAAGAAATGAACTGA